In Erigeron canadensis isolate Cc75 chromosome 1, C_canadensis_v1, whole genome shotgun sequence, a single window of DNA contains:
- the LOC122601145 gene encoding importin subunit beta-1-like, whose protein sequence is MAMEVTQILLNAQSVDGSLRKHAEESLKHFQEANLAGFLLSLSGELASEEKPVDSRKLAGLVLKNALDAKEQHRKFELVQKWLSLDVGVKAQIKACLLQTLSSPVYEARSTASQVIAKVAGIELPQKQWPELIVSLLSNIHQVAVHVKQATLETLGYMCEEVSPDVVEQDHVNKILTAVVQGMSPTESSNDVRLAATRALYNALSFAHANFSNDMERDYIMKVVCEATLSPEVKIRQAAFECLVSISSSYYEKIAAYMQDIFNITVKAVKEDEGAVALQAIEFWSSICDEEIDILEDYGGDFTADSEIPCFYFIKQALPALVPMLLETLLKQEEDQDQDEGAWNLAMAGGTCLGLVARTVGDDVVPLVMPFVEENISKPDWRQREGATYAFGSILEGPSPNKLAPLVNVALNFMLTALSNDPNSHVKDTTAWTLGRIFEFLHGSTMENPIITPANCQQIITVLLQSMKDVPNVAEKACGALYFLAQGYEDFGQSSPLTPYFQEIVQSLLTVTHREDAGESRLRTAAYETLNEVVRCSTDETAAMVLQLVPVIMMELHKTLEERNLSSDERQKQNELQGLLCGCLQVIIQKLGSSEQTKYTFLQYADQIMNLFLRVFACRSATVHEEAMLAIGSLAYSTGPDFTKYMPEFYKYLEMGLQNFEEYQVCAVTVGVVGDICRAVEDKVLPWCDGIMTQLLKDLSSNQLHRSVKPPIFSCFGDIALAIGENFEKYLMYAMPMLQSAAELSSHTSGADDEMIEYTNLLRNGILEAYSGIFQGFKNSPKTQLLIPYAPHIIQFLDLLYMEKDMDDVVMKTAIGVLGDLADTLGSNAGSLIQQSLSSKDFLNECLSSDDHLIKESAEWAKLAISRAISV, encoded by the exons ATGGCGATGGAAGTTACTCAAATTCTGTTGAATGCGCAATCAGTTGATGGGTCTCTTAGAAAGCATGCTGAAGAAAGTTTAAAGCATTTTCAGGAGGCAAACCTAGCAGGTTTTCTGTTATCTCTTTCTGGAGAACTTGCTAGTGAGGAGAAGCCTGTTGACAGTCGTAAATTGGCTGGTTTAGTTCTTAAGAATGCATTGGATGCAAAAGAGCAACATAGAAAGTTTGAGCTAGTTCAAAAGTGGTTATCGCTAGATGTAGGTGTTAAGGCACAGATTAAGGCGTGCTTGTTACAGACGTTATCTTCTCCAGTCTATGAGGCACGGTCGACTGCATCACAAGTGATAGCTAAAGTTGCTGGTATAGAGCTACCACAGAAACAATGGCCCGAGCTTATAGTCTCACTTTTATCGAATATCCACCAGGTTGCGGTTCATGTCAAGCAAGCCACTTTAGAGACCCTTGGATATATGTGTGAAGAAGTTTCTCCAGATGTTGTAGAACAAGATCATGTGAATAAAATACTTACGGCTGTAGTTCAAGGTATGAGTCCAACTGAAAGTAGTAATGATGTCAGGCTTGCTGCTACACGGGCATTGTATAACGCCCTTAGTTTTGCTCATGCGAATTTCTCTAATGATATGGAGCGAGATTACATTATGAAGGTTGTTTGTGAGGCGACGTTGTCACCAGAAGTGAAAATTAGACAGGCGGCTTTTGAGTGTTTGGTGTCAATCTCATCAAGCTACTACGAGAAAATAGCTGCATACATGCAGGATATCTTTAACATTACAGTCAAGGCAGTGAAAGAAGATGAAGGGGCCGTTGCTCTACAAGCCATTGAATTCTGGAGCTCGATATGCGATGAAGAGATAGATATCTTAGAGGACTATGGAGGTGATTTCACTGCTGATTCAGAGATTCCTTGCTTTTATTTTATCAAGCAGGCTCTGCCTGCTCTTGTACCAATGCTGCTAGAGACACTTTTGAAGCAAGAggaagatcaagatcaagatgaaggTGCTTGGAATCTTGCTATGGCTGGTGGTACATGCCTGGGTTTGGTTGCCCGAACAGTTGGAGATGATGTTGTTCCACTCGTGATGCCATTTGTTGAAGAAAATATTTCAAAACCAGATTGGAGGCAAAGAGAAGGGGCAACTTATGCATTTGGTTCTATCTTGGAGGGTCCATCACCTAATAAGTTAGCTCCACTTGTTAATGTTGCTCTAAATTTCATGCTCACAGCTTTATCCAATGATCCGAATAGTCATGTAAAAGACACAACGGCTTGGACCCTTGGAAGAATATTTGAGTTTCTCCATGGTTCAACGATGGAGAACCCAATCATTACCCCAGCCAACTGCCAACAAATCATCACAGTTCTTCTTCAGAGCATGAAGGATGTTCCAAATGTTGCTGAGAAAGCATGTGGTGCCCTTTATTTTCTTGCCCAAGGTTATGAGGATTTTGGTCAATCATCCCCTTTGACTCcctattttcaagaaattgtgCAATCTCTGTTGACAGTTACTCACCGAGAAGATGCCGGTGAGTCTCGGTTGAGGACTGCTGCTTATGAGACATTAAATGAGGTTGTTAGGTGCTCAACAGATGAAACAGCTGCCATGGTGTTACAGCTTGTTCCCGTGATCATGATGGAACTTCATAAAACTCTTGAAGAGCGTAACCTTTCTTCTGATGAAAGGCAGAAACAAAACGAGTTGCAAGGCCTCCTTTGTGGGTGCTTACAGGTTATCATTCAAAAGCTAGGCTCATCGGAACAAACTAAGTATACCTTCTTACAGTATGCAGATCAAATCATGAATCTGTTCCTTAGAGTTTTTGCTTGTCGAAGCGCGACTGTTCATGAAGAGGCAATGCTTGCAATTGGATCCCTTGCCTATTCAACCGGCCCAGACTTTACAAAGTATATGCCTGAGTTTTACAAGTATCTTGAAATGGGCCTACAGAACTTTGAAGAGTACCAAGTTTGTGCTGTGACAGTAGGTGTGGTTGGTGACATATGTCGGGCCGTGGAGGACAAGGTGCTGCCATGGTGTGATGGAATCATGACTCAGCTTCTTAAAGATTTATCAAGCAACCAATTGCACCGATCAGTTAAACCTCCAATCTTTTCATGTTTTGGTGATATTGCACTGGCAATAGGGGAGAACTTTGAGAAATACTTGATGTATGCGATGCCTATGCTCCAGAGTGCAGCAGAATTATCCTCCCACACGTCAGGTGCTGATGATGAAATGATAGAATACACCAATCTTTTAAGAAATGGGATCTTGGAGGCATATTCAGGGATCTTTCAGGGTTTTAAGAACTCCCCTAAAACTCAACTGTTAATTCCTTACGCCCCACACATCATCCAGTTCCTGGATCTGCTTTATATGGAGAAAGACAT GGACGATGTGGTGATGAAAACTGCCATTGGGGTCCTTGGAGATCTAGCCGATACTCTGGGAAGCAATGCCGGGTCATTGATTCAGCAATCTTTATCAAGTAAAGACTTCTTGAATGAATGTTTGTCCTCAGATGATCATTTGATCAAGGAATCTGCTGAGTGGGCCAAGTTAGCCATCAGTCGGGCTATTTCTGTTTGA